The genomic window tcccaggtgcgttagtggggagctggattggaagcagagcaggcaggacctgaaccaggcactctgatacaggaggcTGGTGTCACACGtggtagcttagcccactgtccacaacgctggccccaaagctGAGCTGCTAAGCTCCCTGGGCCGTGGCTGGTGAAGGCCTTGCCCTTGTGTCTGGGGCCCCCAGCTTTGTCCAGCCACTGCTTGTCACCCAGCTGCACGGCCTTGAGTCCATGAAGGCTCTGGGCCTCCGTGCATGTAGGGGCCGCACGCAGCTCAGCCTGGCCTCTGTCTCGCCTCCCTTCAGGGCCAGGATCCTcttcctgctccagctgctgacAGACCACGTCCCTGGCATCGGCCTGGTCGCAAGTAAGCCGTGCTGGGGGCTGTGATGGTCGCCCGCGCTGGGCGCCGTCTGcctgcctgctcctcctcttcaCACCGATGCAGTGAGGAGAGGaggccagaggcagggctgggtgggggccgTGCTGGGCGTGGGCCAGGCGACCCTGGAAGGGTGGGGTCCTACGGCAGGAGGGCGGGCAGGCTGCCTCAgtatggggggggggcggggcagcagggaAGGGCCCCCAGGCTGCCTGGCGACCCGCCCCAGCAGAGGACGACttagctgcacctgctgcttggcTTTGCAGAGCCTGAGGGTCCCCGTCTGTAATGGGGACAGAGACCTCCCCGGCTGGGGTTGGCTCCAGGCACAGGGCGCGCAGGTGCGCCCCGAGGAGAGCGGCGCGCGGCGGGGCTGGGCCCTCAGCCCtcatcctctctccttttttcaggGCCACTCATGGACTACCTGCCCACCTGGCAGAAAATTTACTTCTACAGCTGGGGCTGACAGATCCCGGAAGTGGGGCCGGGGCTGCCGTCGGCCGGGGTGCCTCAGCCCTGCAGCGCCCGGGCCTCTTCCCCAATAAAACCGACTGTGGCAGCGTCCGAGCACGTGGCCTCTCTGTGCCCGCTGCCCAGggcaccaggcccctcccctgccgcAGCCGGCCTCTGCACGCAGCCCTGGTCGCCACCAGCATTGCTCAGTCCCTCCTGACCCCGCCTGCACTCTGGTGGTGGAGCCACCGCGGCCGGGCCGTGTCGCTGGGCCGGGAACCTGCAGTTTAACCTCTTCGGGCATGAGGTGCTCGCCACAGCAGCTGCGGGAGTACAGACTTCGCACTGGGCCCTGCGCAGACAGGGCTGCCCCGGCTGCCCGCTGTGGAGCCTGGTGTGTGGTCAGCCACAGTGGCCCTTTAAGGCCCGGGTCCCCAGCTCACAGGGAAAGGGTGGCCGGGGCCAGTGTGGGTGCGGGAAAGCCGGGTGCAGAACAGGGGCCCGGACCTGGCGTCTCAGAACTTCCCTGCTGGCTCCGTGGGCTGCTGAGAGGGGCGCGGCCTGGCCCGGGGCTCACGGGTGGAAGAACCAACTGCTGGAGGCCTGAGCCAGCGCACGGGCGTCTGTGTTTCTGAAGGGCTCTGGCTGCACGTGTGTCCTccgtgggcggggcggggcggccgggcggGCAGGATCCGAGCTCCTGCTCCCGCGACCTCCGGCTTAGCTGGGGAGGCAGTCTGCACACGTGCTGCAGTCAGGTGAGCGAGGCCTAATTCCCGCCCCGAGCTCTTGCTGATCGATGGCGACATCTGCACACcgggcccagggctgctgcagccacGCCAAGTGTGCAGAAGGCAGCGGAGGAGGTGAGCAAAGCCTTTGACCAGGCCTGCGCTTGCTGGAAGTGCCCATCAAAACTTGGCTGGGCCGCGGGGCCAGTGTCGCAACGCCGCGTGGAGCAGCAGACTGGGAGGCTGGAGAGGCAGGCTCAGACCCGACTGCTCACTCCAACTGGGGCAGGAAGCCACTGTGTCTTaggaaaaaccatgcatggatctCAGAACACTGCACCgaaataaaaatcctttaattCCAAGTTCTCGAGGTGCCCTCATACGGGAGGCAGTGGGCAAGGGCTCTGTGAGATTCCAGCAGCCTTGTGGAGGATGGCTTGGTCGGCAGAGACCAGTGGTAGCCCCAGCAGGCCTGGGCACACGTACAGGATGGCAGGTTCCTGGTGGGGACCCAGGAGCCGGGCCAGGGAGGTGGCCACTGGGACGTCAGCATGTACACTTCAGGGCACGGGCCAGGGGACTGAGCTGAAGGAAAGGCCACAGCCCCTCAGGGCCGCTCGGGACCAGGACCGGGGCTGCCAACAGGCCGCCTCCCTTCTGGGCCTTGGAGGCCTCAGCAGTTGGAGGAGAGGGGcccggccgggctgggccagggtttGATCCAGCAGGGAAGACGCCTGAACCCCTagcaggagtgcctgggtttgagtcccgactccaTTCCCACTCTCAGCTTCCAACCACTGACcggcctgggagaggcagcagacgatggctccaGTGAGGCGGATCGCACCCAGTTCTCGGCTcctggtgtggcccagcctcGCCCCTgccgtgggcatctgggaaggaaCCAGATGAGAGCGgtctcaaattaaaaaaggtgggggggggggcacagcagACCTGCAGAGGCGAAGGGGCTCCCAAGGCTAGAGCCGCAGTTCTGACAGCACAGATCCGGAGTGCGCCCACGCAGTTTGTTTccagctttttattttacatactcgaaaggcagaaagagctgcAGTCCACGTGTTCACGCCCCAAGTGCCTGCCACAGCCCAGGAGCTCCACCccggtctccctgtgggtggcggggacccgaCCACGTGAGccgtcagtgctgcctcccagggtgcacatcagcagggagccggcacCAGGGTCAAGGGCAGGCCCTCCAGCAGGGAACGCGGGCGTCCCGGCAATGTCCAGCGCTGTGCCGCATGTCCGCCGGGGACACTCCAGGAGCGGGCTGCCGTGCGCCTTCCAGTGGGGCCTCGGGCCTGCGAGAGGATCACCTCCAGTGTCCCACGTCGCCATCTGTCCACCGAGCACCCACTGGGTGTCAAGGGCCGGGGAGTCCACAGTGAACCAGGCCGTGCCTGCTCTCGTCTTCTTGGGGGGCAGGTCCGGGAAACCCTCTTTCTAGCCTTGGGTCGGGGCGAGGCCCACGGAGCTCCAAGGTCCGGGGGTCCTGAGCTGCAGAAGACGCAGTGGGAAGGGGCCCTGGAGAGTGCGACGCGTGCAGCCGATGCAGCCCCGTCTGGTGGACTGCGCAGCTCGGGCGGCTGAGCCAGCAGGACCTCCACGGGGACGGTgatgggggcaggggggaggcggCCCAGTGGATGGCGGTGGCCCTGGGTGTGAGCACGCAGTGACCTCTGCTGAAGGCCTGCCGTGTGCCAGACCGCGCTGCGTCTGCACGCTGCCCCCCAGCCAGACACGGAGCTAGACACAGATGAAGGGGCGTGTCCATCAGCAAGGGACAAGGTCAGGATCTGAGCTGAAATGCGACTCAGAGGCCCGTGCCCTCAACCCGGGGACGAGGTCTGGTTGGGCACGTGCCGGCCTCCAGCACCAGTCAAGCCAGCCAACCCTGAACCTCACCCGGCGGTGCTGACGCCCAGCCCTGGAACCATGGCCCTTTGTGAggtggccctgggggtggggtgggggggtgttccATCGCAGTGCGGGGGAGGGAGCCGTGGAGGAGATGGCGCTCGCCATGCTGGGGGCTCTGTACCCCAGGGCTGGCCTCAGCCTCTTCCTCTTCTACCTCATCCTGGCGGCCACGCTGCTGCGCCCCCAGCCTCTGCGGTAACTCCCgatggccccccccccccccaggggagGCTGGCGCTGGATCCCGCCCTTGCACggggctgagcccctgccccactccccccCGCAGGTCTCTGCGCTCTGTTCCTGAGGAGTTCTCGGCACCCCTGGAACTGCCACAGCCACTCTCCGGCCTGGTGGATGGTAGtgtctacccccccccccccgcctcccccacgCCCAGCCGCGCCTGGAGGGGACTGCagcccccacccacaccctctTCTCTCTTTAGACTACGGAATCCGACCCAAGCACCCCTGGCCCCGGGGGCCGCGGCCCCTGCTCTCGCGGGCCCAGCAGCGCAAGCGGGATGGGCCCGACATGGCCGAGTACTACTACGACGCCCCCCTGTGACGTGAAGCCCCCATAAAGCTGTTCTGTGTGGCAGGCGCGCGGCTCTCCTGGCTGTGGGCCCGCGGGCGGGCAGGGGGGCGGTCCGCGCACACATACCCGCCTTGGGCCGGACAGGAAATGGCACTTTAATAGTCGTGGCCAGGGCAACAGGACCGAGACGGGactctgggccaggcaggaggtcTCCCTCTGCCAGGCAGGCCCCCGCGGCAGCTCCCCTAAGCCTGCCAGGGGCCCGCCCGccggggaggctgcaggtggcagctggcgGGAGGCGCTGTGGGCCACAGAGCTGCCGGCAGGGACTGCACCTCCACCTGGGGCCACTGGCACACTGCAAAGTCCTTGGGAGGTGACTGGGCCCAGCCTGAGCTCGGGCTCCTCCGGGGGGCACTGTGGACAGAGGGGAGGGTGGGCACTTGCCGGTGACACGCCTTCGTCGGGGCGGGAGCCAAGAGCCCCGGTAGGGGCAGGCAGCACAGGTTGCGGCCAAGCCTCCACTCCTTCCCCGGTCCCCCTTCCCGCGggaggcctgg from Oryctolagus cuniculus chromosome 1, mOryCun1.1, whole genome shotgun sequence includes these protein-coding regions:
- the FREY1 gene encoding protein Frey 1, producing MALAMLGALYPRAGLSLFLFYLILAATLLRPQPLRSLRSVPEEFSAPLELPQPLSGLVDDYGIRPKHPWPRGPRPLLSRAQQRKRDGPDMAEYYYDAPL